In Callospermophilus lateralis isolate mCalLat2 chromosome 19, mCalLat2.hap1, whole genome shotgun sequence, the following are encoded in one genomic region:
- the Cdip1 gene encoding cell death-inducing p53-target protein 1 — translation MSNEPPPPYPGGPTAPLLEEKSGAPPTPGRTSPAVMQPPPGMPLPPADIGPPPYEPPGHPIPQPGFVPPHMSADGTYMPPGFYPSPGPHPPMGYYPPGPYPPGPYPGPGGHTATVLVPSGAATTVTVLQGEIFEGAPVQTVCPHCQQAITTKISYEIGLMNFVLGFFCCFMGCDLGCCLIPCLINDFKDVTHTCPSCKAYIYTYKRLC, via the exons ATGTCTAATgagccaccccctccttatcctggGGGACCTACAGCCCCACTTCTGGAGGAGAAGAGTGGAGCCCCACCCACCCCAG GCCGTACCTCCCCAGCTGTGATGCAGCCCCCACCAGGCATGCCACTGCCCCCTGCAGACATTGGCCCCCCACCGTACGAGCCACCAGGTCATCCAATACCTCAACCTGGCTTTGTCCCCCCCCACATGAGTGCGGATGGCACCTACATGCCTCCAG GTTTCTACCCGTCTCCAGGCCCTCACCCACCCATGGGCTACTACCCACCTGGACCCTACCCACCAGGGCCCTATCCTGGCCCTGGAGGCCACACAGCCACCGTCCTGGTTCCTTCAGGGGCTGCCACCACAgtgacagtgctgcagggagagaTCTTTGAAGGCGCACCAGTGCAGACTGTGTGTCCCCACTGCCAGCAGGCCATCACCACCAAGATCTCTTATGAGATTGGCCTGATGAACTTCGTGCTGGGTTTCTTCTGCTGCTTTATGGG GTGTGATCTGGGCTGCTGCTTGATCCCCTGCCTCATCAATGACTTCAAGGATGTGACACACACGTGCCCCAGCTGCAAAGCCTACATCTACACGTACAAGCGCTTGTGCTAA
- the Hmox2 gene encoding heme oxygenase 2: MSAEVETSEGVDESEKKNSVAPEKENHARMADLSELLKEGTKEAHDRAENTQFVKDFLKGNIKKELFKLATTALYFTYSALEEEMDRNKDHPAFAPLYFPTELHRKEALTKDMEYFFGENWEELVKCSEAAQKYVERIHYIGQNEPELLVAHAYTRYMGDLSGGQVLKKVAQRALKLPSTGEGTQFYLFEHVDNAQQFKQFYRSRMNALDLNLKTKERIVEEANKAFEYNMQIFNELDQAGSALARETLEDGLPGHDGKGDVRKCPFYAAQQDKGALEGSSCPFWTAMAVLRKPSLQFILAAGVALAAGLLAWYYI; the protein is encoded by the exons ATGTCAGCAGAAGTGGAGACCTCTGAGGGAGTAGATGAATCTGAGAAAAAGAACTCTGTGGCCCCAGAAAAGGAAAACCATGCCAG AATGGCTGACCTCTCTGAGCTTCTCAAGGAAGGGACCAAGGAAGCACATGACCGGGCAGAAAACACCCAGTTTGTCAAGGATTTCTTGAAAGGCAACATTAAGAAGGAGCTATTTAAG CTGGCTACAACTGCACTTTACTTCACATACTCAGCCCTTGAGGAGGAAATGGACCGCAACAAGGACCACCCAGCCTTTGCCCCCTTGTACTTCCCCACGGAGCTGCACCGGAAGGAGGCACTGACCAAGGACATGGAGTACTTCTTTGGTGAAAACTGGGAGGAGCTGGTGAAGTGCTCTGAGGCTGCCCAGAAGTATGTAGAGCGGATCCACTATATAGGGCAGAATGAGCCGGAGCTGCTGGTGGCCCATGCATACACCCGCTACATGGGGGACCTCTCAGGAGGCCAGGTGCTGAAGAAGGTGGCCCAGCGGGCACTGAAACTCCCCAGCACAGGGGAAGGGACCCAGTTCTACCTGTTTGAGCATGTGGACAATGCCCAGCAGTTCAAACAGTTCTACCGGTCCAGGATGAATGCCCTGGACCTGAATTTGAAGACCAAAGAGAGGATTGTGGAGGAGGCCAACAAGGCCTTTGAGTACAACATGCAG ATATTCAATGAACTGGACCAGGctggctctgctttggccagaGAGACCCTGGAGGATGGGCTCCCTGGGCACGACGGAAAGGGAGATGTACGTAAATGCCCCTTCTATGCTGCTCAGCAGGACAAAG GTGCCCTGGAGGGCAGCAGCTGCCCCTTCTGGACAGCCATGGCTGTGCTGAGGAAGCCCAGTCTCCAGTTCATTCTGGCTGCTGGTGTGGCCCTGGCTGCTGGACTCTTGGCCTGGTACTACATTTGA